In Gadus macrocephalus chromosome 4, ASM3116895v1, the following proteins share a genomic window:
- the LOC132456227 gene encoding cytotoxic granule associated RNA binding protein TIA1-like isoform X1 gives MDDEQPKTLYVGNLCRDVTEALIVEVFGQIGPCKSCKMIADMAGNDPYCFVEFYEHKHAIAALTAMNGRKIMGKEVKVNWATTPSNQKKDTSNHFHVFVGDLSPEITTDDIRAAFAPFGRISDARVVKDMNTGNSKGYGFVSFFNKWDAENAIQQMGGQWLGGRQIRTNWATRKPAAPKASHESNTKHLSFEEVVNQSSLSNCTVYCGGVTTGLTEDTMKQTFGPFGQIMEIRVFPDKGYSFVRFNSHEEAAHAIVSVNGTSVEGYVVKCYWGKETPDMMSSPMQQKNKVGFPVQQYGGVGGQWGQWYGNTQQVGQQVGQYVASGWQMPSYGVYGQPWNQQGYSGLHAGAGWTGVGAVSDAGMGEPGQGMNGAVLANQTGMSTAGYHPH, from the exons ATGGACGACGAGCAGCCCAAGAcctt GTATGTGGGGAACCTGTGCAGGGACGTGACGGAGGCCCTGATCGTGGAGGTCTTCGGACAGATCGGACCCTGCAAGAGCTGTAAAATGATAGCAGAT ATGGCGGGGAATGACCCATACTGCTTTGTGGAGTTCTATGAGCATAAACACGCCATTGCCGCACTCACGGCCATGAACGGGCGGAAAATCATGGGGAAG GAGGTCAAGGTGAACTGGGCGACCACCCCGAGTAACCAGAAGAAAGACACAAGCA ATCACTTCCATGTGTTTGTTGGAGATCTAAGCCCTGAAATCACCACAGACGACATACGAGCAGCATTTGCTCCGTTTGGCAGAATATC TGATGCCAGAGTGGTCAAAGATATGAATACAGGCAACTCCAAAGGCTATGGCTTTGTCTCTTTCTTCAATAAATGG GACGCGGAGAACGCCATACAGCAGATGGGAGGCCAGTGGCTCGGCGGGAGGCAGATCAGGACCAACTGGGCCACCAGGAAGCCTGCTGCTCCCAAGGCCAGCCACGAAT CCAACACCAAGCACCTCTCGTTCGAAGAGGTGGTGAACCAGTCCAGTCTGAGTAACTGCACCGTGTACTGTGGAGGGGTGACCACCGGCCTCACAG AGGACACCATGAAACAGACCTTCGGGCCCTTTGGTCAGATCATGGAGATCCGGGTTTTCCCAGACAAAGGCTACTCCTTCGTACG GTTCAACTCCCACGAAGAGGCGGCCCACGCCAtagtgtctgtgaacggcacgtcCGTGGAGGGCTACGTGGTCAAGTGCTACTGGGGAAAGGAGACCCCCGACATGATGAGCAGCCCCATGCAGCAG AAGAACAAGGTGGGCTTCCCAGTGCAGCAGTACGGCGGGGTTGGGGGCCAGTGGGGCCAGTGGTACGGCAACACCCAGCAGGTGGGCCAGCAGGTGGGCCAGTACGTTGCCAGCGGCTGGCAGATGCCCTCCTACGGGGTCTACGGACAGCCCTGGAACCAGCAGGGCTACAG CGGTCTGCACGCAGGCGCTGGCTGGACTGGCGTGGGCGCTGTGAGTGACGCCGGCATGGGCGAACCGGGACAAGGAATGAACGGAGCGGTTTTAGCCAATCAGACGGGCATGAGCACGGCCGGCTACCACCCACACTGA
- the LOC132456227 gene encoding cytotoxic granule associated RNA binding protein TIA1-like isoform X3: MNTGNSKGYGFVSFFNKWDAENAIQQMGGQWLGGRQIRTNWATRKPAAPKASHESNTKHLSFEEVVNQSSLSNCTVYCGGVTTGLTEDTMKQTFGPFGQIMEIRVFPDKGYSFVRFNSHEEAAHAIVSVNGTSVEGYVVKCYWGKETPDMMSSPMQQKNKVGFPVQQYGGVGGQWGQWYGNTQQVGQQVGQYVASGWQMPSYGVYGQPWNQQGYSGLHAGAGWTGVGAVSDAGMGEPGQGMNGAVLANQTGMSTAGYHPH; encoded by the exons ATGAATACAGGCAACTCCAAAGGCTATGGCTTTGTCTCTTTCTTCAATAAATGG GACGCGGAGAACGCCATACAGCAGATGGGAGGCCAGTGGCTCGGCGGGAGGCAGATCAGGACCAACTGGGCCACCAGGAAGCCTGCTGCTCCCAAGGCCAGCCACGAAT CCAACACCAAGCACCTCTCGTTCGAAGAGGTGGTGAACCAGTCCAGTCTGAGTAACTGCACCGTGTACTGTGGAGGGGTGACCACCGGCCTCACAG AGGACACCATGAAACAGACCTTCGGGCCCTTTGGTCAGATCATGGAGATCCGGGTTTTCCCAGACAAAGGCTACTCCTTCGTACG GTTCAACTCCCACGAAGAGGCGGCCCACGCCAtagtgtctgtgaacggcacgtcCGTGGAGGGCTACGTGGTCAAGTGCTACTGGGGAAAGGAGACCCCCGACATGATGAGCAGCCCCATGCAGCAG AAGAACAAGGTGGGCTTCCCAGTGCAGCAGTACGGCGGGGTTGGGGGCCAGTGGGGCCAGTGGTACGGCAACACCCAGCAGGTGGGCCAGCAGGTGGGCCAGTACGTTGCCAGCGGCTGGCAGATGCCCTCCTACGGGGTCTACGGACAGCCCTGGAACCAGCAGGGCTACAG CGGTCTGCACGCAGGCGCTGGCTGGACTGGCGTGGGCGCTGTGAGTGACGCCGGCATGGGCGAACCGGGACAAGGAATGAACGGAGCGGTTTTAGCCAATCAGACGGGCATGAGCACGGCCGGCTACCACCCACACTGA
- the LOC132456227 gene encoding cytotoxic granule associated RNA binding protein TIA1-like isoform X2, whose amino-acid sequence MDDEQPKTLYVGNLCRDVTEALIVEVFGQIGPCKSCKMIADMAGNDPYCFVEFYEHKHAIAALTAMNGRKIMGKEVKVNWATTPSNQKKDTSNHFHVFVGDLSPEITTDDIRAAFAPFGRISDARVVKDMNTGNSKGYGFVSFFNKWDAENAIQQMGGQWLGGRQIRTNWATRKPAAPKASHESNTKHLSFEEVVNQSSLSNCTVYCGGVTTGLTEDTMKQTFGPFGQIMEIRVFPDKGYSFVRFNSHEEAAHAIVSVNGTSVEGYVVKCYWGKETPDMMSSPMQQNKVGFPVQQYGGVGGQWGQWYGNTQQVGQQVGQYVASGWQMPSYGVYGQPWNQQGYSGLHAGAGWTGVGAVSDAGMGEPGQGMNGAVLANQTGMSTAGYHPH is encoded by the exons ATGGACGACGAGCAGCCCAAGAcctt GTATGTGGGGAACCTGTGCAGGGACGTGACGGAGGCCCTGATCGTGGAGGTCTTCGGACAGATCGGACCCTGCAAGAGCTGTAAAATGATAGCAGAT ATGGCGGGGAATGACCCATACTGCTTTGTGGAGTTCTATGAGCATAAACACGCCATTGCCGCACTCACGGCCATGAACGGGCGGAAAATCATGGGGAAG GAGGTCAAGGTGAACTGGGCGACCACCCCGAGTAACCAGAAGAAAGACACAAGCA ATCACTTCCATGTGTTTGTTGGAGATCTAAGCCCTGAAATCACCACAGACGACATACGAGCAGCATTTGCTCCGTTTGGCAGAATATC TGATGCCAGAGTGGTCAAAGATATGAATACAGGCAACTCCAAAGGCTATGGCTTTGTCTCTTTCTTCAATAAATGG GACGCGGAGAACGCCATACAGCAGATGGGAGGCCAGTGGCTCGGCGGGAGGCAGATCAGGACCAACTGGGCCACCAGGAAGCCTGCTGCTCCCAAGGCCAGCCACGAAT CCAACACCAAGCACCTCTCGTTCGAAGAGGTGGTGAACCAGTCCAGTCTGAGTAACTGCACCGTGTACTGTGGAGGGGTGACCACCGGCCTCACAG AGGACACCATGAAACAGACCTTCGGGCCCTTTGGTCAGATCATGGAGATCCGGGTTTTCCCAGACAAAGGCTACTCCTTCGTACG GTTCAACTCCCACGAAGAGGCGGCCCACGCCAtagtgtctgtgaacggcacgtcCGTGGAGGGCTACGTGGTCAAGTGCTACTGGGGAAAGGAGACCCCCGACATGATGAGCAGCCCCATGCAGCAG AACAAGGTGGGCTTCCCAGTGCAGCAGTACGGCGGGGTTGGGGGCCAGTGGGGCCAGTGGTACGGCAACACCCAGCAGGTGGGCCAGCAGGTGGGCCAGTACGTTGCCAGCGGCTGGCAGATGCCCTCCTACGGGGTCTACGGACAGCCCTGGAACCAGCAGGGCTACAG CGGTCTGCACGCAGGCGCTGGCTGGACTGGCGTGGGCGCTGTGAGTGACGCCGGCATGGGCGAACCGGGACAAGGAATGAACGGAGCGGTTTTAGCCAATCAGACGGGCATGAGCACGGCCGGCTACCACCCACACTGA
- the LOC132454877 gene encoding cardiomyopathy-associated protein 5-like yields MATMDAEDCIRTDVDTVTVLPCEDDVRQDLECSEVEDLKNSLRQAVHDQAVRPKMQCLMMDPSFSMVTMQSEDSGIEWETSASRCPTPWASEAGSIALESYAVPSFRPATPGALPAGRIIIVMDEENILRRKRSKDRAPSAASIRRQQQEALEEQDEVVGRPELVGFSLPNVKADQEQEKEVENTAGDHEQQVFCLVAEGSEILNIVVPSMLASVDEEESTAMEDNLSYLEESLVIKSTGTTNDYTSGLNDDEPILTKAVVRLNANETGSNVMDPPGAPVMKPPARGATSNMDYFEKFTLIDAQAPGSPAVIKGGPEDQQAEEQEEAKESQDTKEPNLSQSSRAVSVDEGEVDEDEEDMALLDDVFYGGTDDVMVQGVSDVEECRSPRPPLKQSGSALFGSQEEILTPIFLPEGPTKIIDQILFEEPKAMAFLYTDLYEEATGSRVKEEEDTQSLASEKSFHSRHSDREARGYLEKYVLKDETPVMETAKKENIQEELEGIRVLSQDSYDLGELPTNPDINDEDEITDFFRSSGNSSPCDMNPFMAPAQEEDEAQAKIRARLEVIKSTQQMFPSGKPREKDCNENRTEQTQPSESYEFVSEDTDRSSKPEDDLDSSLPDEPGIEFSDEMPKPVVPPRRKEVTAPKTSLDLTPLRAVEGPDEEDEPGVKEQKLEDKETASPVETADEGDGEREESSRQQCALTADTGNKPGRVKDEGDSGDSFGGSEADKQTDISSTETAKIDLRLDQEGIHVTESTGEEDRMYPPTLVPEPAKEKGQCVILWQHRVHCNSPTTHSDGVEVGVSRPRRMREIQAFAMEDCIPSEDRRSPAFCDDENHSDFCEESSPEDAEMDVFGGLAALPVEVCERRPTCLRCGRPQKVCLCPFLPVHPLEVSTCLYIVQHPAEESRVLRTVPLLAACLPSGKCNVIVGRRFSEERYPDLAAVCRDPRTLIMYPGPGAQNLEELLPSDPEARSLGYNVILIDGTWSQAKDLFLRNDLLHLPKQVQLSSTLSSQYVIRTQPTNICLSTLECAALTLSTLERKESIREVLLRPLNALCTFQLQHGAQVHHSKEHLLRNGLYDRPMPKNKRKIKRMEKLVTDQNI; encoded by the exons ATGGCAACAATGGATGCAGAAGACTGCATAAGGACAGATGTGGACACAGTGACCGTGTTACCGTGTGAAGATGATGTTAGGCAGGACCTCGAGTGTTCTGAAGTGGAGGACCTGAAGAATAG CCTCCGTCAGGCGGTCCACGACCAGGCGGTCCGACCCAAGATGCAGTGCCTGATGATGGACCCGTCCTTCTCCATGGTCACCATGCAGAGTGAGGACAGCGGCATTGAGTGGGAAACCAGCGCCAGCCGCTGCCCCACACCGTGGGCCTCCGAGGCTGGAAGCATCGCCCTTGAATCGTACGCGGTGCCCTCCTTCCGTCCCGCCACGCCCGGAGCCCTTCCGGCAGGGAGGATCATCATCGTGATGGATGAGGAGAACATCCTCAGGAGGAAGAGATCCAAAGACAGAGCCCCGAGCGCCGCGAGTATCAGACGGCAGCAGCAAGAGGCTTTAGAAGAGCAGGATGAGGTCGTTGGGAGGCCAGAATTAGTGGGGTTCTCGCTTCCAAATGTCAAGGCCGACCAAGAACAAGAAAAGGAAGTGGAAAATACTGCAGGAGATCATGAGCAACAAGTATTCTGCTTGGTGGCCGAAGGCTCTGAGATCCTTAACATCGTTGTTCCTTCTATGTTAGCATCGGTGGACGAGGAAGAGAGCACGGCCATGGAAGACAACCTGTCTTATCTGGAGGAGAGCCTGGTGATCAAGTCTACCGGAACAACCAACGATTACACATCTGGGTTGAACGATGATGAGCCCATCTTAACCAAGGCAGTGGTCCGATTAAATGCAAATGAAACTGGTTCCAATGTGATGGATCCACCGGGGGCCCCGGTGATGAAGCCTCCGGCCAGAGGAGCCACTTCAAACATGGATTACTTTGAGAAGTTCACCTTGATTGATGCTCAGGCCCCAGGCAGTCCTGCCGTGATCAAAGGtggaccagaggaccagcaggCAGAAGAACAAGAGGAAGCGAAGGAGAGCCAGGACACCAAGGAGCCCAATCTCAGTCAGAGTAGTCGGGCAGTTAGCGTGGACGAgggggaggtggatgaggaCGAAGAGGACATGGCACTTCTCGATGACGTTTTCTATGGTGGCACCGATGACGTTATGGTCCAAGGGGTTTCCGATGTCGAGGAATGCAGATCCCCTCGACCCCCTTTGAAGCAGAGCGGTTCTGCCTTGTTTGGAAGTCAGGAGGAAATTCTCACTCCCATCTTTCTCCCTGAGGGACCCACTAAGATCATTGACCAGATTCTGTTTGAAGAGCCCAAAGCCATGGCGTTCCTCTACACAGACCTGTATGAAGAGGCGACAGGCAGccgggtgaaggaggaggaggacacacaGAGCCTGGCGTCCGAGAAGTCTTTCCACAGCCGACACTCCGACAGGGAGGCCAGGGGATACCTGGAGAAATACGTCCTCAAAGACGAGACACCCGTGATGGAGACAGCCAAGAAGGAAAACATTCAGGAGGAACTGGAGGGGATTCGAGTATTGTCCCAGGATTCGTATGATTTGGGCGAATTGCCCACAAATCCTGATATCAATGACGAGGACGAAATCACAGACTTTTTTAGATCTAGTGGAAATTCCTCCCCGTGTGACATGAATCCATTCATGGCGCCAGcccaggaggaggatgaggctCAAGCAAAGATCAGGGCAAGGCTAGAGGTCATAAAGTCAACCCAACAGATGTTTCCATCCGGTAAGCCCAGAGAAAAAGACTGCAATGAAAACAGAACAGAGCAAACACAGCCTTCTGAAAGCTATGAGTTTGTGTCAGAGGATACAGATCGGAGTAGTAAGCCTGAGGATGACTTAGACTCAAGTCTTCCTGATGAACCTGGGATAGAGTTCTCTGATGAAATGCCGAAGCCAGTAGTCCCTCCGAGAAGAAAGGAAGTCACAGCTCCCAAGACTTCCCTTGACCTGACGCCCCTGAGGGCCGTCGAAGGCCCGGACGAAGAAGATGAGCCGGGTGTGAAGGAACAGAAGCTGGAAGACAAGGAAACGGCCTCCCCTGTGGAGACGGCCGacgagggagacggagagagagaggagagcagcaggCAGCAGTGTGCACTGACTGCAGACACAGGGAATAAACCCGGGCGTGTGAAAGACGAAGGCGACAGCGGTGACTCGTTCGGAGGAAGCGaggcagacaaacaaacagatatCTCTTCAACTGAAACAGCAAAGATAGATTTGAGATTAGACCAAGAAGGAATCCATGTGACTGAATCTACTGGAGAAGAAGACCGAATGTATCCCCCTACATTAGTGCCTGAGCCTGCTAAGGAAAAAGGACAGTGTGTTATACT GTGGCAGCACCGCGTTCATTGCAACTCACCCACTACCCACTCTGACGGCGTAGAGGTAGGCGTTTCACGTCCTAGGCGCATGCGTGAGATTCAGGCGTTTGCAATGGAGGACTGTATTCCTTCTGAGGACCGTCGGTCTCCTGCCTTCTGTGATGATGAAAACCATTCCGACTTCTGTGAGGAAAGTTCGCCAGAGGACGCAGAAATGGACGTATTCGGTGGTCTTGCTGCCCTCCCTGTAGAGGTGTGTGAGAGACGCCCCACGTGTCTACGATGCGG CCGCCCTCAGAAGGTCTGCCTCTGCCCCTTTCTGCCTGTGCATCCTCTGGAGGTGTCTACATGCTTGTATATAGTACAGCATCCAGCAGAG GAGAGCAGAGTCCTGCGCACAGTGCCCCTCCTCGCTGCTTGCCTGCCTTCAGGGAAATGCAACGTCATAGTTGGCAGGAGATTCAGTGAAGAGAG GTACCCTGACCTGGCAGCAGTGTGCCGAGACCCCAGGACCCTGATCATGTACCCGGGCCCTGGAGCCCAGAACCTGGAGGAACTGCTGCCGTCTGACCCAGAGGCAAGGAGCCTAGGCTACAATGTGATCTTAATAGACGGCACCTGGAGCCAGGCCAAGGATCTCTTCCTGAGGAACGACCTGCTCCACCTGCCCAAACAG GTCCAGCTCAGCAGCACTCTGTCCAGTCAGTATGTGATCCGCACTCAGCCCACCAACATCTGTCTTTCCACCCTGGAGTGTGCCGCCCTCACGCTGTCCACGCTGGAACGGAAGGAGAGCATCCGAGAG GTGCTGTTAAGGCCCCTGAACGCTCTCTGCACCTTCCAGCTCCAGCATGGCGCTCAGGTCCACCACAGCAAGGAGCATCTGCTGAGGAACGGGCTGTACGACAGGCCCATGCCCAAGAACAAACGCAAGATCAAGAGGATGGAGAAACTGGTGACTGACCAAAACATTTGA